A stretch of DNA from Sebastes umbrosus isolate fSebUmb1 chromosome 14, fSebUmb1.pri, whole genome shotgun sequence:
CAAACTCTTTCCTCTGAAAAGAAATATATCACagtcattatcatcatcatatattGTGCCATACAGCTGTAGTTCTAAacagacttaaaggtcccatattgtaaaaagtgacattttcatgtcttttatattataaagcagatttaagtgctaaataaatactgttaaactatcaaaacactcaatatatggaggattacacacagcccgtattcagaaattgtgcgtttgaaacaagccattaggatttctgtccatttgtgatgtcacaaatctataatatttagaccattacacgattttaaacgtaaacattccaaatgtgtcccagtttatttcctgttgcaatgtatgtgaataacatcagctgacaggaactaaacatggacccaagctgttgcctagcaacgcaattccgctGCAATTCCgtttaaatgcactaaaacggagcgtttcagacagaaggtaaatacaggtatattcaggcagacagtatgaagaaaataaagttgttttttttaacattacagcatgtaaacatgttctagtagaaacaagatacaagtatgaacatgaaaatgagcatgatatgggacctttaattaaaaacactgtTGTTTATGATtaggtttttaaaaaatctgagcTAAGGAACCATGgtgtttagatagatagatagatagatagatagatagatagatagtaactttaaacttaacttaaaaaaagtgaatatagtgcagaagagactgctAAAAATGAGTATAGACAATTATATAGTGAGTATAGACAATTATATAGtaattatatagtatagtaattatatagtatagacaattatatagtatagtatagtaattATATGGTATAGACAATTATTAGCCCAattcttaataaataaataaataaatagataaattaacTTACTTGCAATCCCTCGTCAGGTGGGAAGATCTCTCTCTGGATACCATAAAATACGCCATCAtcgtgaaagagaaagagacatttATTATTACAAGAAGAGCCCCAATTGCCTCACTGGGTGGACTGTTAAGTATgagcaacaataaaagcagcttTACTAACCTTTCTCTTAACTATGTACTCTTCAAAATACTCTGCTTGATTGGAGATCCAGAACATGGTCACAGGAAAGGAGAGATACAGCATCATCTGCTCAAAAACACAGAGATCAGCCAGTGAGTGATGGTGGGAACCTGTTAGTTACATCATGACCACACTTAGCCTCATGATAATGACTAGTTAGTTAGATAGAAAACACGAAACATGGACCGATTTCTGCCGATTGTAAATCTTAAAAACCAATGATATTAAATGTCCAAGTACgttgttttaaaaacatttgatacTTACTCGAAACATCTCTATTTTAACACCCATTTTCACATCGACACCAGGCAGACAACAGGGAACTGTTATCTAAGACCTTCACGCGTCTTCCGGGTAGGTcggctcttcttcttcttattcgtTGGTGTTTTATAGCGCCACCAGCTGGTCTGGAGTGAGCACCAGGATTCTAACTACTTACTAGTGTACCgctaaagaaaatgaaaatgaaataaaagaaataagaatatatatgtgtgtctaTTTTCAACTGtgttcaaaatatttaaaaaaaatagtttcaaCTGACCTAcccaataaaatataatattttaataatataaataatatatgtataacATAAATATTTTGACACATGTATGACATTTGTtcctatacatttatttttgccccttgctaaaataaaaataggagGTATCTAATCTTCTAACTGCTCACTAGTTTTCCAACTAcaggaaattaaaataaaaaatataaataaaaatatatatatatgtgtgtgtcaattttcaaactgtataactataactataactgtaatgaatatgtaaatcaaggcatcaagtgtttgacaatttatttttcttatgcttttcattgtattt
This window harbors:
- the LOC119502456 gene encoding protein PET100 homolog, mitochondrial, coding for MGVKIEMFRMMLYLSFPVTMFWISNQAEYFEEYIVKRKREIFPPDEGLQRKEFEDFKERMRARKDKQRILKEISMESEN